From a region of the Thermus caldilimi genome:
- the argF gene encoding ornithine carbamoyltransferase produces MVGDALTRPKDLLDFSAHGRQEIEALLALAERLKRERYRGEDLKGKVLALLFEKPSLRTRTTLEVAMLHLGGHAVYLDQKQVGIGEREPVRDIAKNLERFVEGIAARVYRHETVEELARHARIPVINALSDRAHPLQALADLLTLKEVFGGWEGLEVAWVGDGNNVLNSLLEVAPLVGLRMRVATPRGYEPDPGLLQKAGAFFTHDPKEAALGAHALYTDVWTSMGQEAERERRLRDFNAFQVNGELLQLLRPQGVFLHCLPAHYGEETTEEAVHGPRSRVFDQAENRLHTAKAVLLRLLS; encoded by the coding sequence ATGGTGGGAGACGCCCTCACCCGGCCCAAGGATCTTTTGGACTTCTCGGCCCACGGTCGCCAGGAGATCGAGGCCCTTTTGGCCTTGGCGGAGAGGCTGAAAAGGGAGCGCTACCGCGGGGAGGACCTTAAGGGGAAGGTCCTGGCCCTTCTCTTTGAGAAGCCCTCCTTGCGCACCCGCACCACCCTCGAGGTGGCCATGCTTCACCTGGGAGGACATGCCGTCTACCTGGACCAGAAACAGGTGGGCATCGGCGAGCGGGAGCCCGTGAGGGACATAGCCAAGAACCTGGAGCGCTTCGTGGAGGGGATCGCGGCCCGCGTATACCGGCACGAGACCGTGGAGGAACTCGCCCGCCACGCCCGCATCCCGGTGATCAACGCCCTTTCTGACCGGGCCCATCCCTTGCAGGCTTTGGCGGACCTCCTCACCCTGAAGGAGGTTTTCGGAGGTTGGGAGGGCCTCGAGGTGGCCTGGGTGGGGGATGGCAATAACGTGTTGAACTCCCTTCTTGAGGTGGCTCCCCTGGTGGGTCTTAGGATGCGGGTGGCCACGCCAAGAGGGTACGAGCCGGATCCAGGCCTTTTGCAGAAGGCGGGAGCCTTCTTTACCCATGATCCCAAGGAGGCCGCCTTGGGAGCCCATGCCCTTTACACCGACGTCTGGACCAGCATGGGCCAGGAAGCGGAGCGGGAAAGGCGGCTCAGGGACTTCAATGCATTCCAGGTAAACGGGGAGCTTTTGCAACTGCTACGGCCCCAGGGCGTCTTTCTCCACTGCCTTCCGGCCCACTATGGGGAGGAAACCACCGAGGAGGCGGTGCACGGGCCCCGTAGCCGGGTCTTTGATCAGGCGGAAAACCGTCTCCACACCGCTAAGGCCGTCCTCCTGCGCCTGCTAAGCTAG
- the modA gene encoding molybdate ABC transporter substrate-binding protein — MTKSGWLLWILAVFLGLGPAWAQPKQVRVVAAADLQYALADVAKAFEAKNPDIRVLLSFGSSGKFYTQLTQGLEADLYFSAEKIYPERLEKEGLAEPGTRKPYATGRMVIWLDRRLGLNPNPEALKDPRITRLAIANPVHAPYGRAAVTLLEHYGLLRRRADAQVPGLSKPFSTLSWEEIPWERLTRGVEAYWDITPLRQGKPNFELVYGENISQTAQLALTATQAGILALSLAVHESLSRPGVYWLAPLESHLTLEQDYVILKGRRRPEVLAFYTFVGSPEARAIFKRYGFLLPGE, encoded by the coding sequence ATGACCAAGTCCGGATGGCTTCTCTGGATTTTAGCCGTGTTCCTTGGGTTAGGCCCAGCCTGGGCCCAGCCCAAGCAGGTGCGGGTGGTAGCGGCCGCCGACCTGCAGTACGCCCTAGCCGACGTCGCCAAGGCCTTTGAAGCGAAAAACCCTGACATCCGCGTGCTTCTCTCCTTCGGTTCCTCGGGTAAGTTCTACACCCAGCTCACCCAGGGCCTCGAGGCCGACCTCTACTTCTCCGCCGAAAAGATCTACCCCGAGCGCCTCGAGAAAGAGGGCCTGGCGGAGCCCGGCACCCGCAAGCCTTACGCCACCGGGCGCATGGTCATCTGGCTGGACCGCAGGCTGGGCTTAAACCCCAACCCCGAGGCCCTCAAGGACCCCCGCATCACCCGCCTGGCCATCGCCAACCCGGTGCATGCCCCTTACGGCCGGGCCGCCGTCACCCTGTTGGAACACTACGGCCTCCTAAGGCGCCGGGCCGATGCCCAGGTCCCCGGCCTAAGCAAACCCTTTTCCACCCTTTCCTGGGAAGAAATCCCTTGGGAGAGGCTTACCAGGGGTGTGGAGGCCTACTGGGATATCACCCCCTTGCGGCAAGGCAAGCCGAACTTTGAACTGGTCTATGGCGAGAACATCTCCCAAACCGCCCAGCTGGCCCTGACCGCTACCCAGGCCGGCATCCTGGCCCTGTCCCTGGCGGTGCACGAAAGCCTCTCCCGCCCTGGCGTGTACTGGCTCGCCCCTTTGGAAAGCCACCTCACCTTGGAGCAGGACTATGTGATCTTGAAAGGTCGCAGGCGCCCCGAGGTCTTGGCCTTCTACACCTTCGTGGGAAGCCCTGAGGCGCGAGCCATTTTTAAGCGCTACGGCTTCCTTCTCCCGGGGGAGTAG
- the modB gene encoding molybdate ABC transporter permease subunit, with protein sequence MPEPLFWTSLKLSLVVALVASLILLLLGVPLAWLLAFRRFPGKSILEAIFLLPLVLPPTVLGFYLLLFLGPEGLWRKLTGLSWAFRFEGLVFASVLFSLPFALTAYREAFLALDRNLLEVARTLGVPPWKTWGRVVLPLVWPGLLSGTLLAFAHTLGEFGVVLMVGGSIPGKTQMVSIYIYDLVQALRFEEASKAASVLLFLSLAILVAARTLEAQGRAWKSTT encoded by the coding sequence ATGCCGGAGCCCCTCTTCTGGACCTCCCTGAAGCTCTCCCTGGTGGTGGCGCTGGTCGCCTCCCTGATCCTCCTCCTTCTGGGAGTTCCCCTGGCCTGGCTTCTGGCCTTCCGCCGCTTCCCAGGCAAATCCATCCTGGAAGCCATCTTCCTCTTACCCCTGGTCCTTCCGCCCACGGTGCTAGGGTTTTACCTCCTCCTCTTCCTGGGGCCGGAGGGGCTTTGGCGCAAGCTTACCGGGCTTTCCTGGGCCTTCCGGTTCGAGGGGCTGGTCTTCGCCAGCGTCCTCTTCAGCCTCCCCTTCGCCCTCACCGCCTACCGGGAGGCCTTTTTGGCCCTAGACCGGAACCTCTTGGAGGTAGCCCGAACCCTAGGGGTCCCCCCCTGGAAGACCTGGGGACGGGTGGTGCTGCCTTTGGTCTGGCCTGGGTTGCTCTCAGGGACCCTTTTAGCCTTCGCCCACACCCTGGGGGAGTTCGGGGTGGTCCTCATGGTGGGTGGTTCCATCCCCGGGAAAACCCAGATGGTGAGCATTTACATCTACGACCTGGTGCAGGCCCTCCGCTTTGAGGAAGCCTCCAAGGCAGCCTCGGTGCTCCTTTTCCTCAGCCTGGCCATCCTGGTGGCGGCAAGAACCCTGGAGGCCCAGGGGCGAGCATGGAAGTCCACTACCTGA